ACGCCGCGCTGCGCGGGTAGATCGAGATCGCCACGGTCTTCGGTTTCGCCAGACGCAGGGCGCGCACGATGTGGCTGTCCTGCTCGCCCAGGGCGTGGCCGAAGATGCACAGGCTGTCGCCATGCTCCAGTAACTGGTCGTAGCAGAACGACAGGTAATCGGAGCTGCGGATGGTCTTGAGCTTGTCCGCGCTTGGCCCTTCGTTGACGAACAGCGGCACGTCGTCGAGGGTCTTGAGGGTGTTGTTGATCGCGAAACTGCCGAGCAGCGTGCCTTCGGTGGCGGTCAGTTTGCGGGCGCTGCCGTCCTGGTTGCGTACCAGATGCAGACCGCCGTGCAGGTACAGCAGACGCGGTTTTTCAGTGTGGCTTTCGCACAGATCGAAGCTGGCGTCGGGGCCGTTGAACAGGTCGTCGATGGCTTCGCCCCGGTGTTGCAGGGCCCAGTAGTTGAGCAGGTCGTAATTGGTGGTGAACACCGTGCGATAACTGGCCAGCTCGCGGTTCAGGATCGTCAGGGTCGACGCTTCGACCAGTCGCCACGGAATGTGCAAATCGTGGACGGCATTGATCAGCGCCTCCTTGATCGCGTAATAGCGATTGCGCGGCGCGGCCGAGCTGACGGCCAGTGCCTTGTTGACCCGGCTGGTGGTTTTCAGCGCGCCGAGCACCTGCTCGAAACTGCGCGTCTGCATGGCGTCGAACACGCTCAGTTCCGACGGGCTCAGCGGCTTTTCTTCCACTGTGCGAGCATTCTCGAACAGCGAATCGTAGCCGAAATCGTCCCACACCGCGCGGCTGGCGCCGTTGCCCACCAGCAAACCGCGAAAGTCGGTGGTGGCGCGTAACGCGTTCCAGTCTTCGAGGGTGGCGTCGACATCCAGAAAATCGGTCATTGCAGGGCACGTCTCAAAACAAGGGGCAGATGGGCGGCGACTTTATCACGAGCGGGCATTGAGCCAGATCAACATCCGCCGTGACCGATCGGTCGATCCTGTATGCATCCGCCGGATCGCAGGAGTCGATCCGGCCCCTGTCAGGAGACGCGCCATGAGCAGCACCTTTTTCATTCCCGCCGTAAACATCATGGGCAGCGGCTGCCTCGACGAGGCCATGAATGCCATCCGCAACTACGGTTTTCGCAAGGCGCTGATCGTTACCGACGCGGGCCTGGCCAAGGCTGGCGTGGCGACAATGATCGCCGAGAAACTGGCGATGCAGGACATCGATTCGGTGATCTTCGACGGCGCCAAACCCAACCCGAGCATCGCCAACGTCGAGGCCGGGCTGGCGCTGCTCAAGGACAGCCGCTGTGATTTCGTGGTGTCCCTCGGCGGCGGTTCGCCCCATGACTGCGCCAAGGGCATTGCCCTGTGCGCGACCAACGGCGGGCAGATCCGTGATTACGAAGGCGTCGATCAATCGGCCAAGCCGCAACTGCCGCTGATCGCCATCAACACCACGGCCGGCACCGCCAGCGAGATGACCCGCTTCTGCATCATCACCGACGAAACCCGCCACGTGAAAATGGCCATCGTCGACCGTAACGTCACGCCGCTGCTGTCGGTCAACGACCCGGCGCTGATGGTCGCCATGCCGAAGAGTCTGACCGCCGCCACCGGCATGGACGCACTGACCCATGCCATCGAAGCCTACGTGTCCACCGCCGCCAACCCGATCACCGACGCCTGTGCGCTGAAGGCGATGACCCTGATCAGCAACAACCTGCGACTGGCGGTACGCGACGGCAGCGATCTGGCGGCGCGGGAAAACATGGCGTATGCGCAGTTCCTCGCCGGCATGGCGTTCAACAATGCGTCCCTCGGTTACGTGCATGCGATGGCGCACCAGCTGGGCGGTTTCTACGACCTGCCTCACGGGGTTTGCAACGCGGTGCTGTTGCCCCATGTGCAGACGTTCAACGCGCTGGTCTGCGCTGATCGCCTCACCGATGTGGCCCACGCCATGGGTGCCGACATCCGTGGCTTCAGCCCGGAGGAGGGCGCAAAAGCCGCGATTGACGCGATCCGCTGCCTGGCCAAAGACGTCGACATCCCCGGCGGCTTGCGTGACCTCGGCGCCAAATGCACCGACATCCCTGTTCTTGCCGCCAATGCCCTGAAAGACGCCTGCGGTTTCACCAACCCGCGTGCGGCGGATCAGCGGCAGATCGAGGAAATTTTCCGCAGCGCGTTTTAAGCGGACGGACGATCGGGCGTGAACCTCGTGCAGAGCACCGCGCCCGCCGCCAGAAAGCAACACAGCAGCGACAGCGGCCATGCGTGTGGACCGGCCAGCAGGCTGGCCACCGCGCCGATCAACGCGGCCATCAATTGATGAATGAAACCGCTCAGGGCCATCGCGTAAGCGCCGGCAATCGGCGCTCCATCGTTGGCCCGCGAGAGGCTGATCGGATAGTTCAGCGACTGGCCGAACACGGCGCCGCAGTAAGGCAACCAAAGCAGCCAGGCAACGGAGCTGGCCAACAGGCTGCCAGCCAGCATCACCCCGCTTCCGGCCATCACCAGGCCCACACCCAACGCCATCAACCGATGCTGACCGGTACGCAGCACAAAGCGATTGACCGCCAGCGCCCCCAGAAAATACGCCGCACTGATCGGCCAGCCCAGCAGCCCGTAGTCGGTCGTCGACCAACCGAACGGGCCTTGCAGAATCAACGGCGCAGCGCTGTTGAACGCGATGATCACGCCATAACCCAGACCGCCCGCGAGCGCCGGCAGAAGAAACGCTCGATGGGTCAGAATCGTTCCGTATACCGCCCAGGGCGACACGGTTGCGGGTGCTTCGACGAGTTTCGGAAAATTCAGGCGCGAGACAATCGCGGCCATCAACAGGCTGACCGCACCCAGCAGATAGAAGATCGCCTGCCAGCCCAGCGTCACCTGAATCAGCGAGCCGGCGTATTGCCCGATCCCCAGAGCAACCACAAACGAAATCGAAATCCACGACAACGCTTTTGCCAGCAGATCGCCTCGGAAACTGTCACGGATCAGCACCCGCGCCATCACTGAAATGCCGCTGGCGCCGATCCCCTGAAGCAGTCGCAACAGCAGAAACGACTCCAGCGTCGAACCCAGCGGCAACGCCAGGTTCGCCAGCCCGTAAATCCCCAGCGCCGCCAGCAGCACCGGCTTGCGCCCGACGCGTTGTGCAAGGCTGCCCCAGAGCAACATCGGCAATGCCATGCCGATCAGGTACAGCGACAACCCCCAGGCCACCTGCGTTGCATCGACCTGCAAGTGCCCGGCGATCTGCGGCAACGCCGGCAGGTAAATGCTCATGCCCAGTTGGGCGAGGAACACGGTGGAGCAGGTGATGAGCAGGATGAGTCCGGGATTCATGAGTCGTCCGTGAAGGTTCAGCGGTCGCGATGGCCACCGTGAGTCAGTAACAGTCCGGTGATCAAATCACAGAATTGGTGGATCAGTGTCGATTCCATGTCGGCGCGCAGGGTCACGCGGATCGCGGCTTTACCTTGAGCCACCACCGGGAAGAACACGGCGCTGGTGAAAAAGCCGTGTTCGGCCAGTTCAATGGCAATTCGAGTGGCCAGGGCGGCCTCGCCACAGTTGATCAAACGGATGGCCATGGGGCTGCCGTGCTGTTCGGTGCTCACCAGACTGTCGAACAGACGAATATTGGCCTGGAGCTGAATCTGCAACGCGCGCAGCTCTGCACTGCGATGCAGCTGGATCGAGGCAAGGCCTGCACCGATGGCCGCGCAATTGAGGCTTTGCGACCAGTTGCTCGGCCCGCCGTAACGCTGGATCAATTTCCGCTGCCGCTCATTGCCGAGCATTACCAGACCACCGCTGGCCCCGAACGATTTGGCCAGTGACGCGACGATCAGACAGTCCTCATCCAGCGCCGGCATTCTTGGTCGTACAAGACCGGCGCCATTGCTGCCGACTGCCGACAGCGCGTGGGAATCATCCAGATACAGGAACAGGCCGTAACGTTCTTTCAGATATAGCAGACCGTCCAGATTGGCCACACCACCCATGCTGTAGGCACCGTCGGCGATATAGGCGACCGTTGTGTGGCGCTGGCACACCGATTCGAGAAAATCCATGTCGTTGTGGGGGCAGGTCAATACCTGGGTTTCGTCGGCGCAACTGGCCTTCAGGTGATTCATCGAATAGTGAGCCAGACGATCGAACACCATCACCGGCGGACGGCCCTGGGTAAACACACCACTGGCCAACTGCGGCAGGATCCCGGCGCTCGCGGCGCTGCAGGACAGAGTGCTCAGACACACCGCGCCAAACAATTGCGACAGCTCGCTTTCGTATCGGTCGAGCAGCGCCAGTTTGCAGCGGTTTTTCGAATTGGCAACGCGCAGAGTGCCGGTTTCCCGTAACGCCGCGATGGCGCCTTCGAGCAGGGCGGGGTGGTGATCCAGGCCCAGATAGGACGTGGTGCAGAAATGATGGAACCGGCGCCCGTGCTGATCGAGCAACTGGTTGCAGCCTTTGACTTCGACGTTGAGAGCGGCGATTTTTCCGGCTTCGGCGGCTTCCCAGTCGTGGTCGGCCAGCGCGATGACTTTGCGGTAGTTGGAGAAGGTGTTGGCGGATTCCGGCGAGTGATTCATAGGCAGCTCTCCTTGAGCATGGCAATCCATGGGGTGTTTCAATTTGTGTGTGTTGCCAGACTTTACAGAGAGCGATGCAGGGTCAGAATCGGCCTTGTCTGATAGCGTTGAGTGTTGTTGGAGTTTTTTCTGTAGGGGGATGTAGCGCTTGGCTGTAGGGCAATTGACTGCCTGCATCGAGAGCAACGCGGTTATCCTGCCGGGGTCCGCGAACCCTGTTAATGAGTGCCTCATGTTGCAGAAAAACCTGACCCGTCGCCTTGATCTGATAACCCTGCAACTGTTCGTCGCCGTGCACGAGGAAGGCACCCTGACCCGCGCGGCTGCTCGCGAGGCCATTGCCGTGTCGGCGGCGAGCAAGCGTTTGATGGAGCTTGAGGAGGCGCTCGGCATCAGCCTGTTCGTGCGTCAAGCCAAGGGCATGATCCTGACTCCGGCCGGCGAAACCCTGTTGCACCACGCCCGGCAGATGTTGTTCAACGTCGAGAAAATGGGCCTCGAACTGGGCGAGCACAGTCACGGCGTACGCGGTTATGTGCGGATGCTGGCGAACCTGTCGGCGATCATTCAGTTTCTACCGGAAGACCTGCGCGCCTTCACCGCGCAGCACCCGCAGGTCAAGACCGATCTTGAGGAGCGGCCCAGCGCCGGGGTGATTCAGGGTGTGCTTGATGGTGTGGCGGATCTGGGCATCTGTTCCTGCGACAGCGACGTCAAAAGCTTGCAGAGCGTGCACTATCGCCGGGACAAGCTGATGGTGGTCATGCTTCCCGCGCATCCGTTGGCCGGGCGCGAATCCGTGGCTTTCAGTGAAACCCTGGACAGCGATTATGTCGGCCTGCACGCCGCCAGTTCGATCAACATGCGTACCCACGCGGCCGCCCGTCAGGCCGGCAAGGTTCTGCGTATCCGCATCCATGTACCGGGATTCGATGCCATGTGCCGGATGGTTCAGGCCAACATGGGCATCGGCATCCTGCCTCAGCGTGCCTATGAATTGTTCGGTCGAGCGTTGGGACTGCAAGCGGTGCCGTTGACCGATGACTGGTCGGATCGTGATTTGATCGTGGTCGTACGAGACGAGGCCGGGTTGTCGCCGGTGAGCCGGCTCTTGTTCGAACATTTGCGCGCAGACACCTGAGCGTTCGCATTTGGCGAACGCTTGTTGCCGAGTGACGGCTGGATTGCAGCAATGACGTTCCTCTAGCCTTGGCCGCAATTCCAAGAACAAGAGGTATCTCGCGATGACTGCCCCGTTGAGTGCAATCAAAGTGATCGAAATCGGCACCCTGATCGCCGCGCCGTTTGCCGCGCGCATGCTTGCCGAATTCGGCGCCGACGTGATCAAGATCGAAGCCATGGGGCAGGGCGACCCGTTGCGCAAATGGCGCAAGCTGCACGAGGGGACGTCGCTGTGGTGGTACTTGCAATCGCGCAACAAGAAATCCCTGGCCCTCAACCTCAAGTCCGCCGAAGGCATCGAGCTGGTCAAGCAACTGGCGAGCGATGCCGATGTCATCGTCGAAAACCTGCGTCCCGGCGCGCTGGAAAAACTCGGTCTCGGCTGGGACGTGCTGCACGCGCTCAACCCTAACCTGACACTGGTGCGCATTTCCGGTTATGGCCAGACCGGCCCCTACCGCGACCGCCCCGGTTTCGGTGCGATCGGCGAGGCCATGGGCGGTATCCGCTACACCACCGGCACCCCCGGTTCGCCGCCGGCGCGGGTCGGGGTCAGCCTGGGTGATTCACTGGCGTCACTGCATGCGGTGATCGGCGCGCTGATGTCGCTGCTGCGGGTCAAGACCGGCCAGGGCGGTGGGCAGATCGTCGACGTATCGCTGGCCGAAAGCGTGTTCAACGTCATGGAAAGCCTGGTGCCGGAATACGACATGCTCGGTCACATCCGTGAGCGCAGCGGCGGCGCATTGCCGGGGATCGCACCGTCCAATACCTACCTCACGGCCGACGGCGCCTACGTGGTGATCGCCGGCAACAGCGACCCGATCTACAGGCGCCTGATGCAGGTGATCGGTCGCGATGATCTGGCCGACGCCGAAGAATTCGCCCACAACGACGGCCGTGCCGCGAAGAGTGGCCTGCTCGATGCGGCCATCACTCACTGGACCAGCAGCCTGCCGATCGACGACGTGCTCGCGGCCCTGGAAGTCGCCGAAGTACCGGCCGGGCGCATCTACTCGGTGGCCGATATCGTTGCCGATCCGCACTATCAGGCGCGGGACATGTTGCTCGACGCCGAACTGCCGGGCGGAACGACGGTGAAGATGCCGGGCATCGTGCCCAAACTCTCGGAAACGCCAGGAACGGTGAACTGGTCAGGCCCCGGGCTCGGCCAGCACACCGACGCCATTCTTGCCGGTCTCGGCTTGAGCGCTGCGGACATCGACCGCCTGAAAAAACAGGGGGTCGTGCAATGATCAGCGATTACTCGCAAGCCCTGATCGTCCAGGAAGTCTCGCCCCGGGACGGGTTGCAGATCGAGCCGACCTGGGTCGAGACCGAGGACAAGATCACCCTGATCAATCAACTGTCGCAGGCCGGATTCAGCCGCATCGAGGCCGGCTCGTTCGTTTCGCCGAAAGCGATCCCGGCCCTGCGCGATGGCGAGCAGGTGTTCAAGGGCATCCAGCGCCAGTCGGGGGTGATTTACGTCGCGCTGATTCCCAACCTCAAGGGCGCGCAACGGGCCCTGGAGGCCGAGGCCGACGAACTGAACCTGGTGATGTCCGCCAGCCAGACCCACAACCTGGCGAACATGCGCATGCGTTGCGAAGCCTCGTTGGCGGCGTTTGGCGAGATCGTGAGCTTCGTCAGCGGCTCGGGCGTGCGCCTCAACGGCAGCATCGCGACGACGTTCGGTTGTCCGTTTGAGGGCGTGATCGACGAAGACCGCGTGTTGCAAATCGTCGAGGCTTATCAGGCGCTCGGTATTCAGGGCATCACCCTGGCCGACACCACCGGCATGGCCAACCCGAGACAGGTCGATCGACTGGTGCGGCGGGTGTTGCAGCGCGTTCCGGCGCAAGACCTGACCCTGCACTTCCACAACACCCGAGGCCTGGGTTTGTGCAACGTGCTGGCGGCCTACGAAGCGGGTGCCCGGCGTTTCGACGCGGCACTGGGCGGGCTCGGCGGCTGTCCGTTTGCGCCCGGCGCATCGGGCAATATCTGCACCGAAGACCTGGTGAACCTGTGCGATGAAATGGGCATTCACACCGGCATCGACCTGCCGTTGCTGCTGAAACTCTCCCGCGGCTTGCCCGCGCTGCTGGGTCATGAGGTGCCCGGGCAACTGGCCAAGGCCGGACGCAATTGCGACCTGCACCCGCTTCCCACCTGATTCACGCGCTCACTGACTCAACCCGAACCAGACAACAAAAACAATCGGACGCCCACCGGCAGTCCGCCTGGAGAAAAAACTATGAGCCTCAATGTAATGGAGGCGGGCACGAGCCCGTCCGTCGATCACGACGCCGAAAAAGCCTTGGTCAGCAAAGTCGCCTGGCGCCTGATGCCGTTGATCATGGTCTGCTATCTGTTCGCCTTCTTCGACCGCATCAACATCAGCTTCGCCAAGTTCCAGTTGCAGGCTGACCTGAGCCTGAGTGACACCGCCTACGGTCTCGGTGCCGGGCTGTTCGTGGTCGGTTACGTGCTGTTCGAAGTGCCGAGCAACATGATGTTGTACAAGGTCGGCGCACGACGCTGGATCGCCCGGATCATGATGTCCTGGGGTGTGGCGACGGCGCTGATGGTGTTCGTCAACAGCGAATGGCAGTTCTACGTGCTGCGCTTTCTGATCGGCGCGATGGAAGCCGGTTTCGCCCCCGGCGTGTTGTATTACCTGACGCTGTGGTTCCCGCAGCATTTCCGTGGCCGCATCACGTCGATGCTGTTTCTGGCCTCGGCGTTTGCCGGGCTGGTCGGTGCGCCGTTCTCCGGACTGGTGCTGGAACACCTTGATGGCGTGTTGCAGATGCGCGGCTGGCACTGGTTGTTTCTGCTGGGGGGCGTGCCCTGCGTCGGCCTCGGCTTTCTGGTTTTGACCTTGCTCAAGGACCGCATCGAGGACGCTCACTGGCTGACTCCGGAAGAGAAAAAGCTGTTGGCCAGCCGCATCGCTCATCACGAACCGCACAAGAGCGGCGGTTCTTTGCTGGCGGCGCTGAAGATTCCGGGTTTCCTGACACTGGGATTGATCTACTTCCTGATCCAGGTTGCGTCCTACGGCCTGAATTTCTGGGCCCCGCAACTGATCCGCAGTGCCGGCACCGAGAGCCCGGTGATGATCGGACTGCTGACCTCGATCCCGTACATCTGTGGTGCGATCAGCATGGTGGTGATCGGTCGTCTGTCCGATGCCACGGGTGAGCGGCGCAAATTTGTCGCGGGGCTGGTGATTGTCGGTGCCATCGGCTTCTTCAGTGCGGGGATTTTCGCCAGTCACACCACGTTCCTGATCGTCGCTCTGGGGTTGCTGGGGGCCGGGATCATCGCGTCGATTCCGAGCTTCTGGACCCTGCCACCCAAACTGCTGGCGGGCGCTGGAGCGGGTGCGGCGGGCGGGATTGCGGTGATCAACACCCTGGGGCAGTTTGGCGGCATCGTCAGCCCGGTGATGGTCGGCCGGATCAAAGACCTGACCGGCAGCACCACACCTGCGCTGTATGTCATCGGTGTGGCGGCGCTGATTGCGGCGGCGTTGTTGCTGTGGGGGCTGCCGCAGAAGCTGCGCACGCTCGACAAATACTGAGGCTACGGCTGGTCGTTCCGGTGGCGGGAACGATCAGCCAGCCGGTACCGGTGATTTGGTTGCCGTCTCGCCGAACTGAATCAGCACCACCCCCGCAATCAGGAACGCCGCCCCGAAAGCCCGCGGGAATGTCAGGTGCTTTTGCATCAATCCGAACAACCCGAAGTGATCCAGCACCATCGAGGCCAGCACCTGGCCGGCCAGTGCCAGCGCGACAAAACCCGATGCCCCGAGTTTCGGCACCAGCATCACCGCCAGTGCCACAAAACACACCCCGAACGCGCCACCGGCCCACATCCACAGCGGCGCCTTGCCGATGAATGCCAGCGATGGCAACGGCAAACGCAGCGCGGCAATCACCGGCAACAACACCAGCACGCTGACCAGCAATGACGCCAACGTCGCCCATAACGGATGGCCCAGCCCCCGGGCCAGGTTGGTGTTGATCGCACTTTGAAACGGTACGACGGCCCCGGCCACTGCCGCCAGCAACAACAGACCGGTCCACTGCAACGTACTCATGATTACTCTCCAGCAAAGGTTTTGCTGGACTCTAGGGTATTCGTCGCGCAGATTTAAATTCTGTTTTGTCATGCGGAACATGCATCAGATGAATGATCTTCGGCGCATCGATCTCAACCTGCTGGTGATCCTCGACGCCTTGCTCGGCGAGCAGCACGTCACCCGTGCGGCCGAGCGTCTGCACTTGAGTCAACCGGCGGTCAGCCATGCGTTGGCCCGTTTGCGCGACTTGCTCGGTGATCCATTGCTGGTACGTGCCGGTTCAGGGCTGGTGCCTACCGCCCGGGCGCTGGAACTGGTTACACCTCTGGCCGAAGCCCTGGCCCAGGTGCAATCGCTGCTGGCGCCGAACACCTTCGACCCGGCCAGCGCGCGTCGGACCTTTCGGCTTGCGATGTCGGATTACGGAGCGGCAATTATCCTGCCCGGCCTGATTCGCACGTTGCGCGCGGAGGCTCCGGGCATTGATCTGCAAATCAGCCATGCCAGTCGCGAAGGGATGGTTGAAGGTTTGCTCAACGGCGACATTGACCTGGCTGCCGGCGTGCTCCCGGAGTTGCCCGGCGAGTTGCACAGCACGCCGCTGTTCGAAGAGCGCTATGTCTGCCTGCTGGATCGCCAGAGTCTTCCCGCCGAAGGTGTTCTCGACCTGCCAACCTACCTTTCCCGACCTCACGTCCTGTTGGAAATGCGCGGCAGCGGCACCCCGGAAATCGAACGTACCCTGACCGCCCTGCGCGAGCGCCGCCGCGTTGCCGTCAGCCTGCCGCACTGGAGCGTTGCGCCGCAGTTCATCAGTGGCACGGATCTGATCCTGACCGTGGCTTCGCGGGCGTTGAATGATATTGATGAGGAGGCGCTGATCGTCGTGCCGTCGCCGTTCGAGATCGCACCATTTACCTTTGTCTCGGCATGGCACAAGCGGCGGGGCGGGGATCAGGCGTTGAACTGGTTGAATCGGCGGATCGGGGAGGGGATAGTGCGCGGCTGAAAAACATCAAGGAGTGGGGCATGACAGTGAAGTCTGGAGTGATGGGGTGTCTGGCGCTTTGCGGGGCGCTGATGGCGGGGCAGGTGTGGGCTGATTGTGTGCCTGTGCCTGTGACGGGGGTACTGGACTATTCCGTGTGCAAGGAATGGCCGGCGTATCCGGGGCTGACTATTGGCGCAAAAGCTCTGTTCAAGCGCAAACCTACGCCGGGTGATGTCGACTCGAACGGCATCTATGACTTCGACTTGTCAGTTTTTCAGGACGGCAAAACAGAGCCACTTGCTACCTATCACCAGGCCGCTGCGTTTGAGCAGAATGGTGTGGCAGTGTATGAACTGACTCTTGATACTGCCCGTTACAAGCTCACTTCCGACCTTCGAGCGTTTGGTGTCCGAGTGCGGCTTTCAAACGGATCTCGCCTTACTCCAGTGGATGAAACTCAACTCTCGCTCTACGTGAGAGAGGGCGAAAAACTACGCCCGGTCCTGCGTCAGTTGGTTGTTTCTGAATATGGTGGCGAATGGGATGGCAATTGCGATAGCCAGCGCTTTGAGGTTTCGAGGACAGTCGAAATCGCTAAAACCAGCTCCCATGGTTATGCGGATTTGATCGTCAAAACCCAGCAAACAAATACGATCAGTGTGGGAGAAGGGGATGCCTGCGAAGATAAAACCAGTGTCAGCAGCCCTGAACTGACAACCCTTCGCTACGACGGAAAATCGTACGTCTTGCCTAAAGGTTTCCAGGCCATCGAGTGATACAGAACCAACGCGACTTTTATCAAGGAAGAACAATGCTCACCCCGACTCGACTTCTCATCGCCCTCGGCTTTCTGGCCGTCACCACTCAGGCCCACGCCGCCTGTGAGATAAAGAAATTTGACGGTCACTCCCTGTCACGCTGCAAAGTGTGGCCGGCCTTCCCGGACAAGGCGATCTCGGCAAAATCCACATTCGTGTCCGACTCCGAAGGTGATCACGACGGCGTGTTCGATCTGGAGTTGTCGCTCCTCAACGCCGCGAATGCCAAGCCGTTGGCGACTTACGCCAAGCCTGGAGCCTACAACTCCGATGCCATCCGTTTCGAGGACCTGACCATCGACACGGCTCGCTACCGCCTGGCGTCCGACGTTCGCGCATTTGGCCTGCGTACGAAGTTTGCCGATCAGCTTTCTCGGGCCAACCCGTACGCGAAAACCGATCTGGCTCTGTATGTGCGCGAAGGCAGCAAGTTGCGCCCGGTGCTGGAAGGGCTGGTCATTCGCAAGGAATTTGGTGAGGGTGGCGGTGAGTGCGATACCAAAGACACGAAAATCCTCAGGACCGTGGAAATCGGCCCATCCAGCCATAATGGCTTCGCTGACCTGATCGTTTCCTCAAGTGGTGTGGTGTACACCTCGACCCAGTCAGGCAAAGAGTGCGTTTCCAAAACCACCGACCTGAAAAACACCCAAATCACCCTGACCTACGACGGCAAGCAATACCCCATCCCCGAAGACCTGCGAGGTTACTGACCGATGCTCACCGGCCTCAACCACCTGACCCTCGCCGTCAGCGACCTGGATCGCAGCCTTGCGTTCTATCGCGACGTCCTCAAGCTGCGAGTCGAGGCCACGTGGGATGCCGGTGCCTACCTGTCTCTCCCGGGCCTGTGGTTGTGCCTGTCCCTCGATGTGCAACGCCAACCCGAGCCTGCCGCCGACTACACCCATTACGCCTTCAGCCTCGATGCAGCGGACTTTCCACGGTTCGTGCAAAAGCTTCGCGCCGCGAACGTGCAGGAATGGCGCGACAACCGCAGCGAAGGTGCGTCGTTCTACTTCCTCGACCCGGACGGACACAAGCTCGAAGCGCATGTCGGCGATCTGGCCTCGCGACTGGCCGCGTGTCGGCAAAAGCCCTACGCGGGGATGCGTTTTTTCAACGAGTCGTGAATATTCACAAACCGCTGGGATAGACTGGCGGCCACGTTTTCCGGCGCTTGCAGGTATTCCATGACTCCATCGTTGCTTATGGCCGTGCTGGCCTCGGGTTTCATCTACGGCATCACGCCGGGGCCGGGTGTGCTGGCGGTGTTCGGCATTGGTGCCGCGCGCGGTCGTCGGGCCGGGGCGGGATTCCTGTGCGGGCATCTGCTGGGCGATGTGATCTGGTGCAGCACCGCGCTGATCGCGATTGTCGGCGCCCGGGAAATCGGCAGCACCGCATTCGATGTGCTCGGCGTACTCAGCGGTCTGTACCTGTTCTGGCTCGGCTGGCGTGCGGTGCGGGCCAAACGGAGCAACGGCGAGCAGCCCCAGGG
This genomic window from Pseudomonas kribbensis contains:
- a CDS encoding LysR family transcriptional regulator gives rise to the protein MHQMNDLRRIDLNLLVILDALLGEQHVTRAAERLHLSQPAVSHALARLRDLLGDPLLVRAGSGLVPTARALELVTPLAEALAQVQSLLAPNTFDPASARRTFRLAMSDYGAAIILPGLIRTLRAEAPGIDLQISHASREGMVEGLLNGDIDLAAGVLPELPGELHSTPLFEERYVCLLDRQSLPAEGVLDLPTYLSRPHVLLEMRGSGTPEIERTLTALRERRRVAVSLPHWSVAPQFISGTDLILTVASRALNDIDEEALIVVPSPFEIAPFTFVSAWHKRRGGDQALNWLNRRIGEGIVRG
- a CDS encoding DMT family transporter; translation: MSTLQWTGLLLLAAVAGAVVPFQSAINTNLARGLGHPLWATLASLLVSVLVLLPVIAALRLPLPSLAFIGKAPLWMWAGGAFGVCFVALAVMLVPKLGASGFVALALAGQVLASMVLDHFGLFGLMQKHLTFPRAFGAAFLIAGVVLIQFGETATKSPVPAG
- a CDS encoding MFS transporter; its protein translation is MSLNVMEAGTSPSVDHDAEKALVSKVAWRLMPLIMVCYLFAFFDRINISFAKFQLQADLSLSDTAYGLGAGLFVVGYVLFEVPSNMMLYKVGARRWIARIMMSWGVATALMVFVNSEWQFYVLRFLIGAMEAGFAPGVLYYLTLWFPQHFRGRITSMLFLASAFAGLVGAPFSGLVLEHLDGVLQMRGWHWLFLLGGVPCVGLGFLVLTLLKDRIEDAHWLTPEEKKLLASRIAHHEPHKSGGSLLAALKIPGFLTLGLIYFLIQVASYGLNFWAPQLIRSAGTESPVMIGLLTSIPYICGAISMVVIGRLSDATGERRKFVAGLVIVGAIGFFSAGIFASHTTFLIVALGLLGAGIIASIPSFWTLPPKLLAGAGAGAAGGIAVINTLGQFGGIVSPVMVGRIKDLTGSTTPALYVIGVAALIAAALLLWGLPQKLRTLDKY
- the fos gene encoding fosfomycin resistance glutathione transferase, with the translated sequence MLTGLNHLTLAVSDLDRSLAFYRDVLKLRVEATWDAGAYLSLPGLWLCLSLDVQRQPEPAADYTHYAFSLDAADFPRFVQKLRAANVQEWRDNRSEGASFYFLDPDGHKLEAHVGDLASRLAACRQKPYAGMRFFNES